TGTCACCCTCAAGGTAGAGACAGTGTACGTGGTCGTTTAACGTTCACAGAAGATGAGCAACCGATTGTCGCTCATATTTGGGGCAATAAACCAGCATTTTTTGAACAGATGAGTATAGATATGAAAAAACTCGGGTTTAAAGGTATTGATTTAAACATGGGATGCCCAGTACAAAACGTCGCAGCCAATGGAAAAGGTTCTGGATTAATACGACATCCTGAAGTTGCAGCAGAAATTATTCAAGCAGCTAAAGCAGGTGGCTTACCAGTTAGTGTTAAAACAAGACTGGGTTACTCAAATGTCGACGAGTGGCGCGAATGGTTAGGACATGTATTGAGACAAGATATTGCGAATCTTTCCATTCACCTTCGTACAAAAAAAGAGATGAGTAAAGTAGATGCACACTGGGAACTAATCCCTGAAATCAAAAAATTACGCGATGAAATTGCTCCAAATACGTTATTAACCATTAATGGAGATATTCCTGACCGCGCAACAGGTTTAAAATTAGTAGAACAATACGGCATAGATGGAGTCATGATTGGCCGCGGCGTTTTCACGAATCCATTTGCTTTTGAAAAAGAACCTAAAGAGCATAGCGTGAAGGATTTTCTCAATTTACTACTTTTACAATTGGAACTTCACGATAAATATTCAACAGAAACTGAACCACGACCATTTAAGCAACTTCATCGCTTTTTCAAAATCTATGTTCGGGGATTTAGTGGAGCAGGCGAACTAAGAAACCAATTAATGAATACAAACTCAACGGATGAAGTCCGTCGTATGGTACAACAGGTTTTAGATAACGAAATAGATTGAGGCATACCTTCCTGTACATGAAAAAAAGACTTGTTTTAACAGCAAGTCTTTTTTTGCTTTTATTATAAATAGAACTCTCAAATATTCATTACAATCAACAGCAATTACTATCCATTTCGAAGCCTTTGCCTGTTGAGTACTAGGATACTGTAAAAGTTCGTTTAGGCACCTTCAAAATGGATCCCATCCACGTATTTACACGGTCATCAGTTTCGCTTAGTTCGCGCAGATGACTTCCCCATTGCTGAACAAACAAAAATCCGTAAAAAAACGATACTAGTTGCTTCTGGAAAGACATTGGTTATACGCCAACAGAAAAGACTCATATAGCTGTTTTATATGAACACCAGCAGATAGTAAGTATTATACTAGAAAACTGCAATTTAATTACTTAAAGAATATTAGGTATATTCGATTACAAACAGGAAATAATTATGGATAGTGAATGCTAATTTTCTGAAAGATGTATTTCACATTAATACGCTAAAAAAATAGTTAGACATCAAACTATATGTTTGATTTAACTTGAATTTAGGCGTATATTACTCAATGTTAAGCATAATGGAGGAAAATCTCCACTATGTGTTCCATTGTAACTAATAGGTGGATTTATATAAAAAAAGGAGTGTTTTTAATGGTAGGAATTATGGATGGAAAAGCAGGATTAGTCACAGCATCGGGGTCAGGAATCGGTAGAGCAGCTGCAATTGCATTAGCAAAAGCAGGCGCAAAGGTAATGATTTCTGACGTAAACGAACAAGCGGGACAAGAAACTGTACAAATGATCAAAGATAACGGCGGCGAAGCAGCCTTTTTCAAATGTGATGTAAGTGATGAGGAGCAAGTAATCGCACTTGTAAATAAAACAGTTGAAACATTTGGCAAGCTTGACTTTGCGCATAACAATGCGGGTATTAACAAAGGTCTTAAACCAATTGGAGAAATGGATTCTAAAGATTGGGATATTACACTAAAAGTAAATCTGTATGGTACTTTTTACAGCATCAAGCACGAAATCAACGCAATGCTGAAAACTGGCGGCGGCGCAATTGTCAATACGGCATCAGGTGCTGGTATTGAAGGTTCACCAAACATGGCTCCATATACGGCATCTAAACATGCAATCGCTGGTTTGACTAAATCAGTTGCATTGGAATATGGTCAAAAAGGCATCACGATTAATTCAATTGCACCAGGTGCTACCATTACACCTGCAATTGAAGGCTGGGCAAAATCAAACCCAGAACAATACCAAGGAGTACTCTCATCACTTCCAGCTGGAAAAATGGCTACAGCAGAAGATCAAGCAAACGCTGTTGTATTCCTATGCTCAGACCTTGCAAAATCAATTAGCGGTGTAACACTTGCAGTTGATGGCGGTTATACTGCAGGTAAAATGCAACAATAATTTTCGCAGATTTTAATCGTTTTATATAAAGAGTGGATCAGGCATAACGCTTGATCCATTTTTTTATTGCCCAAAGGGAAGGTGCCTTTGTGTCGCTCAATCAGGAAACTAAAAAATTCTGTGTTTATGTCTTATGGGATTCCAATCGATGTCACATAGTCTGGACTGTTCTTCTCTCTAACGTAGAACCTAAAGGTCTCAATTTCATAGGCGGTCGGCATATTAATTTCAAGTACCTGTGCGTGGTAATAAGTGATTGTACACATCCACAATTTTCCATTCCCTTAATTGTTTTAATGACACCATTAACAAACTGTTACTAAATAAAATAAAAAAATCACGAAACTTATGTCTCGTGATTCTCTGGATTATTTCTTCACTGTCGTTGCACTGTCTCTTTCAATCAGCTTCGTGTGAATCGTTATTTTCTTACATATTCCCCGTTTCGTTGCGATGCGCTCTAGCAGCAAGTCGACTGCGGATTCTCCCATGATTTCTGTGTATAGCTTCACTGTGGTAAGCGGTGGAACCATGTATTGCGCAGATGAAACATCATTGAAACCAACGATACTGAGATCCTTTGGAATTTCAACACCTAGTTCGTAGGCCGCCTTGTAGCACCCGATTGCAATTGAATCATTTGCAACAAATAAAGCTGTAGGTTTTTCATCTTGACTAAGCATTTCCTTTAAAATCTGGTAGCCATCCTTTGGATTATAGCCTCCAATTTTAACGAATTGCTCTTTAAAAATTCCTTTTTCCTTTAAATAAGCTTCAAAGACGTCCTGCCGTAAGTCCTTGAATCGGTTACCAAACATATCAGTCTCTATGCCACCGATAAAGCCGATTTTTTCATGTCCTAAATCTACTAAATAGTTAAGCGCATTTTTCGTTGCCGAATTAAAATTAATCACTACTGCGTCAAAAGTATCTTCATCGGGGTTTGCATCTACAAACACAGACGGTTTATCAAAGCTTTTTATCAATTCAATTTCTGCTTTTTTAAAAGTTCCCAGACAAATGATTCCGTCTAATTTTGGAAGACTTCTTTTAGTGTCATCTTTGGTAATTTTAAAGTAGTCCATCCCCATACGCTTAAGCTTTTTTTCTAGCGCTACCCGAATCGAAAGATAATAGGTATCAACCAATTCCTCTTCAAGCGAATACGAATAGTAGAGCCCAATGTTC
This region of Sporosarcina sp. ANT_H38 genomic DNA includes:
- a CDS encoding tRNA-dihydrouridine synthase gives rise to the protein MSNEDNFWLDLPKPFFILAPMEDVTDVVFRHVISEAGKPDVFFTEFTNTESYCHPQGRDSVRGRLTFTEDEQPIVAHIWGNKPAFFEQMSIDMKKLGFKGIDLNMGCPVQNVAANGKGSGLIRHPEVAAEIIQAAKAGGLPVSVKTRLGYSNVDEWREWLGHVLRQDIANLSIHLRTKKEMSKVDAHWELIPEIKKLRDEIAPNTLLTINGDIPDRATGLKLVEQYGIDGVMIGRGVFTNPFAFEKEPKEHSVKDFLNLLLLQLELHDKYSTETEPRPFKQLHRFFKIYVRGFSGAGELRNQLMNTNSTDEVRRMVQQVLDNEID
- a CDS encoding SDR family NAD(P)-dependent oxidoreductase — protein: MVGIMDGKAGLVTASGSGIGRAAAIALAKAGAKVMISDVNEQAGQETVQMIKDNGGEAAFFKCDVSDEEQVIALVNKTVETFGKLDFAHNNAGINKGLKPIGEMDSKDWDITLKVNLYGTFYSIKHEINAMLKTGGGAIVNTASGAGIEGSPNMAPYTASKHAIAGLTKSVALEYGQKGITINSIAPGATITPAIEGWAKSNPEQYQGVLSSLPAGKMATAEDQANAVVFLCSDLAKSISGVTLAVDGGYTAGKMQQ
- a CDS encoding LacI family DNA-binding transcriptional regulator — encoded protein: MATIKDIAYLAQVSMATVSRVLNYDETLNVTPETRKRVFEAAEELNYVISSKQKKAKKKGNIGLYYSYSLEEELVDTYYLSIRVALEKKLKRMGMDYFKITKDDTKRSLPKLDGIICLGTFKKAEIELIKSFDKPSVFVDANPDEDTFDAVVINFNSATKNALNYLVDLGHEKIGFIGGIETDMFGNRFKDLRQDVFEAYLKEKGIFKEQFVKIGGYNPKDGYQILKEMLSQDEKPTALFVANDSIAIGCYKAAYELGVEIPKDLSIVGFNDVSSAQYMVPPLTTVKLYTEIMGESAVDLLLERIATKRGICKKITIHTKLIERDSATTVKK